TGCTTGAGGGGCCGGGACGTGTTGGCGTCGTGCCGGAGCAGGTGCTCGACGTCCTCCAGGTTGATCGCGCCGTCCTGGTTGAGATCGGGGACCTCGTTGATCTCGACCAGGTGAGCCCCGTCCCAACCACGCGGCTTGCCCCTCACCCCCTGCCCCCTCTCCCCGCCATTCATCGGGGCGAGGGGGTTCAGATACGGCTTCAAGCCCTCCATCACCATGAGGGGAAGCTGGCCGCCGACGATGGGCGAGCCCTCGTAGCTGGTGGTGACGAGCTTCTTGAGGCCAAGAGTGTTGAAGTTTGCGGCGAAGTACTTGAAGAAGTTGCTTTCGTACGGGTCGTCGCAGTTGCAGAGGACGACCTTGCCTTTGAAGTGGTCCTTGTAGTGCTTCAGCTCGTTGGCGATGTCGGCGAGCTGGGTGTAGAACTCGTCCTGCTTGGCCGCCTTCGCGCTGGAGAGCGTGCGGTTGCCAGAGGAGGTAGACATTCGCCTATCGCTCATATGGCGTATTATACACGGGCGATGGCTATCCGCCAACCTCGCAGTATGCCCGACCTTCGCCTTCGCTCTGGCTGGGGGATGGGTCTGGCCCCCCGAGGCAAGCTCGGACAAGCGGACGCCCTCCGATAGACCGCGGTTCAGGCGCACCATTGTGCGCCTGAACCTGCAGCCGCGTTGGAAAGCAGAAGCCCGGGGCTGGCCGTGCGAACTTTCCTGTTCCCGGCCCGCCTGAGGAGCCCGAGCGGGCCGCCCTTCGTGCGGTCGCCAAACGCCTCCGAGGGATTCGAACCCCCGCAGCAGCGACGCCTTGCGGTACAACGTACAGCAGGCCGTCATCATGTACCTTAAAGCATTCTTCGAGCCGAAGCTGGCGCAGTACAGCTACTTGTTGGGTTGTCCGGGCGTGGGCGAAGCTATCGTCGTGGACGCGAGTCGGGACGTCGAGGGATATATCCGAGAGGCAGCCTCACAGGGGATGCGGATCGTCGCAGTCACCGAGACCCACATCCATGCCGACTACCTTTCGGGCAGCCGGGAGCTCGCGCATCGGACCGGCGCGCGCCTTTACCTTTCCAACGAAGGCGGCGAGGAGTGGAAATACGATTTCGCATCCGAACCCAACGTCACCCTCTTGCATGACGGCTGCCGAATCGAGGTCGGGGGGATCCAGGTCCAGGCGATCCACACGCCGGGGCACACTCCTGAGCATCTGGTGTTTCTCGTCACCGACACCTCCGCCAGCGCTGAAACCCCCGTCGCGCTCCTGACGGGCGACTTCGTGTTCGTGGGGGACGTGGGCCGGCCCGATCTCCTCGAACGGGCCGCACACTACCGGGGAACGATGGAGCCGGGCGCCCGCAATCTTTACCGTTCCCTCCAGAAACTCGGCGACTTACCGGATTCGCTGTTGATTCTTCCGGCGCACGGCGCGGGCTCGGCTTGCGGGAAGAGTCTCGGCGGCGTTCCCTTCAGCACGCTTGGCTATGAGCGAAGGGTGAACTGGGCTTTGCGTGCGAGCACGGAGGACGGTTTCGTGTCGGAGGTGCTTGCCGGACAGCCCGAACCTCCCAAGTACTTCGCGCAGATGAAGAGGCTCAATAAGCTGGGTCCCGACGCGTTCGGCGAGCGCGCTTTCCCCGTACGCAAGCCCGGCAGCGCGCTCCGCGAGGCGATGGAGCAGGGGGCAATCGCCGTCGATATTCGGTTGGACGCCGAGTTCGCTCAAGCTCATGTGCCCGGTTCGCTCAACATCCCCCTTTACAGCGGATTCCCCACCTACGCGGGGTGGGTCTTGCCGTACGATCGCCCGATTGTCCTCATCGCGCAAGACCAAGAATCCGTGCGCCAAGCCGTACGCGATCTGTCGCTGATCGGCCTCGATCGCGTGGACGCGTGGTTTGGAGTCGATGCGGTGTACGGATTGGCTCGAAACGGCGAGACCTTAGGGTCGATCGGGAGCCTCTCGACCGTCGAGGCAGCCGAACGCGCCGCGCGAGGGGACTTGTGCCTCCTGGACGTTCGTGGAGCCACCGAATTCGAAGGCGGATACATTCCGCACGCGCAGCACGTGCCTTACGGCTACCTGTGGGATCGTCGCGACGAGGTCCCCCTAGGGAAGCCCGTCGCCGCCTATTGCACGGGGGGCGGGCGCTCGCCGGTCGCTTGTTCGCTCCTCAAGCTGATGGGAGTCCGAGAGGTGTTCAACGTGCCTGGAGGGTTTCAGGAGTACGCTTCGCTGGGTTTGCCTGTTGCGAGTCCGGAGTCCGCGGCGACCCCCACGTAGGCCGGTAACTCTAACGGGTCGAACCCAACCTCCCGACATTAGAGAAGGGTGGATACCATGAGCACGCTTCCCTCTTTCGTTTCGTCTGTCGATTGGTCTCGGCCGGATTCGCTGGCCTCCAGCTTGCGCTTTCTCAGGCCCTTGTTCGTCGATTCGCGCGTTGCGATCGTCGGCGAACAGGCCGCAGAGGCCGCCCACTTCGCCTCGCTTTACGCTGAGTCCATAACGGCGTGGGTGGAGTCTGAAGAGCTGAGAGGCGAGTTCCTGATCGAATGTCCCTCGATTCCGTGTCGGCTCGTCGCTGATCTCGATGCCGGCAGTTGGGACTGGGCGCTCCTCCAACTCAAAGCCGCCGAAGCCTCGCGTCCTGACCTGAAAGCGTTGGGTCCGAGGGGAGTGCTTCTCGTCCGCGACTCGGCTCCCGTTGCAGATTCAGGGAGCGGAGTCAGGTGGTTTTCTCGGTCCACAAGCGCCCCAAGCTGCTTTTCAGAAGGGATCGACCCCCACGCCGACGAGTGGATCGGGTTCTGGGGCGAGATCGAAACTCCTGTTTGGCCCAAGGTATGCGGGGTCATTCCGACTCTAAGCCAAGTCGAAATGGCCGTTGCGGCAGCCGAGGCGTTCCTCAATACCTACCCTGGCCCCATGGAGCTGGTGCTCGTCGCGAACGGGACGGCCGAGCCGCTTCTTGAAACCCTGCGAGCGTTCGCCCAGGAGCGCCCCGATTCGGTGCGACTGGCCGTGCTTCCCGAAAACCGGGGGTTCGCGGGCGGAGTCAACGCTGGGCTCGCCGCGTTGGGGGACCTTGAGGAGTGGGACATCGTAGTGGTTTCGAACGACGACGTGATCCCTCACTCCGAGTGCATGGCCGAGATCGCCTCCAGTTGGAGGGAACTCAAGGAGCGGGGGCTGCGGCCCGGGATCGTCGGCCCTGTTTCGAACAACATCAACGGCAGACAGCAGGTCGAAATCGGAATCTACGCGAGCGCGGACGAGATGCAGGCTCGCGCGACGGCGTATCACCGCGACAATTGCCAGTCTGTGAGTCAGGAAATGCAGATTCGGGGCCTGCTCCTGTGGCTCGACCGGGGACTCGTTTCTGAGATCGGCGGGTTCGACCCTCGGTTCGGGATTGGCAACTTCGAGGACGATGATTACAACCTGAGGGCCCGGCTTGCGGGATATACGCTTTGGCGGGCCGATGGCGCGTTCCTTCACCATGCAGGCTCTTCGACGTTCAGGTCTCTCAACGTGGACTACGAGGCCAACATCGCCCGCAACGCCTCACTTTTTTGTGAGAAGTGGCAGATCGACTCGTTGGACAGGTGGCCGCTTTTGGAGCGCGCCCCGCAGGGGGTCTCGCTGTATTGCGATCCCGACACGGCGTACCAGCCGAGTGAGTTCTCGGTCACGCTCAACGGAGAGAGGATCGACTTGGTCACGCAGGCTTCGGATATCGAGTTCGCAGGTTGGGTCCTTTCGAGGTTGGCGCAGTTCCCCCGATCCAAGAGAAGGGACATCATCGAGCTGCTCTCGGAAACTTCCGCTTTCGATGCCGCTTAGTCCGGATTCACGGCAGTCGCTTCTGGGCGGGGCGTAGTTAGTCCCGCCGCCTCATCGGTAATATGGGAAGCGCCATGGAGTTGCTTCCCACAAGCGTCAATCTGCGCGACCCCGAACACACCGAGAACCTGGCGAAGATGAACCAGGCGCTCGACGAGTATCGAGGGGCGATGGCGCTTGCGCTTGCGGGAGGAGGCGAGGCGGCGATTGAGAAGCACAGGTCGCGCGGAAAGATGCTCGCCCGCGAGCGGATCGACTCGCTCCTCGACGATGGGGCGCCTTTCCTCGAGTTCTCGACCTTGGCGGCGAACGGCATGTATGAGGGCGACGCACCGTGCGCGGGCATCGTGACGGGGATCGGGCGAATCGCGGGCCGGCTTTGCGTGGTCGTTGCGAACGATGCGACGGTCAAAGGCGGCACCTACTTCCCTATCACCGTAAAGAAGCACATTCGGGCCCAGGAGATCGCCCTTGAGAACCGCCTTCCCTGCGTATACCTGGTGGACTCGGGCGGCGCCTATTTGCCGCTCCAGAGCGAGGTATTCCCCGACCGGGATCACTTCGGGCGCATCTTCTACAACCAAGCCGT
The genomic region above belongs to Candidatus Nitrosymbiomonas proteolyticus and contains:
- a CDS encoding Zn-dependent hydrolase — translated: MRYNVQQAVIMYLKAFFEPKLAQYSYLLGCPGVGEAIVVDASRDVEGYIREAASQGMRIVAVTETHIHADYLSGSRELAHRTGARLYLSNEGGEEWKYDFASEPNVTLLHDGCRIEVGGIQVQAIHTPGHTPEHLVFLVTDTSASAETPVALLTGDFVFVGDVGRPDLLERAAHYRGTMEPGARNLYRSLQKLGDLPDSLLILPAHGAGSACGKSLGGVPFSTLGYERRVNWALRASTEDGFVSEVLAGQPEPPKYFAQMKRLNKLGPDAFGERAFPVRKPGSALREAMEQGAIAVDIRLDAEFAQAHVPGSLNIPLYSGFPTYAGWVLPYDRPIVLIAQDQESVRQAVRDLSLIGLDRVDAWFGVDAVYGLARNGETLGSIGSLSTVEAAERAARGDLCLLDVRGATEFEGGYIPHAQHVPYGYLWDRRDEVPLGKPVAAYCTGGGRSPVACSLLKLMGVREVFNVPGGFQEYASLGLPVASPESAATPT